From the Halorhabdus utahensis DSM 12940 genome, one window contains:
- a CDS encoding DUF998 domain-containing protein, whose translation MTETLTDTVPVREPLTGPRRLAGGLFLALSAQFMTAIMLAAAMAPDYDFGAGAISDLGVFPETALLFNGSLILVGILNIVGGVYFYRSHGKRWLLSLFVLAGVGAIGTGLIPLNVSDAHSLFALVAFLFFNLEAIGSATHLTGPMRVLSIVTGTIGLVFLVLMAVGDAGTTAAFGPIGHGGTERMIVYPVMIWLIAVGGYLLGAEAATDQ comes from the coding sequence ATGACTGAAACACTCACTGACACCGTGCCGGTTAGGGAACCCCTGACTGGACCCCGACGCCTCGCCGGCGGCCTCTTCCTCGCGCTCTCGGCGCAGTTCATGACCGCGATCATGCTCGCCGCAGCGATGGCACCGGACTACGACTTCGGGGCCGGTGCGATCAGCGACCTCGGGGTCTTCCCCGAGACTGCGCTCCTGTTCAACGGCTCGTTGATACTCGTCGGGATCCTCAACATTGTGGGCGGGGTGTACTTCTATCGCAGCCACGGCAAGCGCTGGCTCCTTTCGCTGTTCGTACTGGCCGGCGTCGGCGCAATCGGAACGGGGCTCATCCCGCTGAACGTCAGCGACGCCCACAGCCTCTTTGCCCTTGTGGCGTTCCTGTTCTTCAATCTCGAAGCGATCGGCAGCGCAACCCACCTCACCGGACCGATGCGAGTCCTCTCGATCGTCACGGGGACGATCGGTCTCGTCTTCCTGGTCCTCATGGCGGTCGGCGACGCCGGGACGACGGCGGCATTCGGTCCCATCGGCCACGGCGGCACCGAGCGCATGATCGTCTATCCGGTCATGATCTGGCTGATCGCCGTCGGTGGCTATCTGTTGGGTGCGGAAGCAGCAACCGATCAATGA
- a CDS encoding tyrosine-type recombinase/integrase, whose product MSKELEPIRPVEAKEMYLRERGTDASDATIEAHDYRLGHFIRWCEVEEIENLNDLSGRALHQYKLWRQDDGDLNQVSVKTQMDTLRVFIRFCESIDAVETDLHTSILSPTLSDGENQRDVMLDPEEAEALLDYLGRFQYASRAHTLMALLWHTGIRTGAAHALDVEDYDPEEQRLKVRHRSGTPLKNKEEGERLVALSDEVCRILDDWLSHERPDVVDEYGRQPLLSTSHGRAHKTTVRETVYRWTRPCQYVSECPHGRQQDSCEAVKGNRKTASKCPSSVSPHAIRRGSITHHLSEDVPEKVVSDRMNVGQEVLDMHYDQRSEEVKVEQRRDYLEGV is encoded by the coding sequence ATGTCCAAGGAACTCGAACCGATTCGCCCGGTGGAAGCGAAAGAGATGTATCTCCGAGAGCGTGGTACCGACGCCTCGGACGCAACGATCGAAGCCCACGACTACCGTCTCGGTCACTTCATCCGATGGTGCGAGGTCGAAGAGATCGAGAATCTGAACGATCTCTCAGGCCGTGCCCTTCACCAGTATAAGCTCTGGCGGCAGGACGACGGGGACCTGAATCAAGTCTCCGTAAAGACGCAGATGGACACTCTACGGGTGTTCATCCGGTTCTGTGAGTCGATTGACGCCGTCGAAACTGATCTTCACACCTCAATCCTCTCTCCGACTTTGAGCGATGGCGAGAACCAAAGAGACGTGATGCTTGACCCAGAGGAAGCCGAAGCACTCCTGGACTATCTCGGTCGGTTCCAGTACGCCTCCCGGGCTCACACTCTCATGGCGCTACTCTGGCACACCGGAATCCGCACCGGGGCCGCTCATGCTCTCGATGTCGAAGATTATGATCCCGAGGAGCAACGGCTGAAAGTTCGTCATCGTTCCGGGACGCCACTGAAGAACAAAGAAGAGGGCGAACGACTTGTTGCCCTCTCGGATGAGGTGTGCCGGATCCTCGATGACTGGCTTTCCCACGAACGGCCAGACGTCGTCGACGAATACGGTCGTCAGCCACTATTGTCGACGTCACACGGACGAGCCCACAAGACGACGGTCCGAGAGACCGTATATCGGTGGACGAGACCCTGTCAGTATGTGAGTGAGTGCCCCCACGGAAGACAGCAAGACTCCTGTGAGGCAGTAAAGGGGAATCGAAAGACGGCCAGTAAGTGCCCTTCATCTGTCTCTCCTCACGCGATTCGTCGTGGCTCTATAACTCATCACTTGTCCGAGGATGTCCCGGAGAAAGTCGTCTCAGATAGAATGAATGTCGGCCAGGAAGTCCTCGATATGCACTATGACCAGCGTTCGGAGGAGGTCAAGGTCGAACAGCGCCGAGATTATCTTGAAGGGGTATAG
- a CDS encoding bifunctional DNA primase/polymerase, with amino-acid sequence MPSESDQRIDVSATKCNHQNRVCICNTSDEERGQLLREYLDALAVAGWDDVLLMPLTDDSKNPAIRDRFGLDNPRAKELLRPPDEAVEAIRSGSRGFVLYAGRPEHGTEELVFTDHDDVGLWPPNETPRTLLVRSGSGTGYHQTYRNSGSVDNAHGKGELAGAGEIRAKNWYVVAPGSIHPSGGIYHQVQNPGIGTIREEHIPPELRPSNGASKGSSHGDPKPLEPDDIEDLGKDFDPDAVTNEWGATVQEARIVSKKLDHLLSTYNPGGSYPSTSEADMATVSMLLVWGFSEVDIADIMRACRPRVKLRDRDDYLTNTITNTALTRINPVDPDLGRIWIESAKENGGRPVFHEATLITLQNSMELLGGEATVSTIVNEGLIQWRGSKERSVMKRVRRALKCLERAGYVTSVDRGATIWYDDGFLDLDLPHNTRL; translated from the coding sequence ATGCCATCAGAATCAGACCAACGAATCGACGTATCGGCCACCAAGTGTAATCACCAGAATCGTGTCTGTATCTGCAACACGAGCGATGAAGAACGAGGTCAACTCCTTCGTGAATATCTCGACGCGCTCGCTGTTGCCGGTTGGGATGATGTGTTACTGATGCCGCTAACTGATGATAGCAAAAATCCGGCGATACGAGACCGGTTTGGGCTGGATAATCCCCGGGCGAAAGAGCTACTCCGCCCTCCCGATGAGGCTGTCGAGGCGATCCGGAGCGGAAGTCGTGGGTTCGTGCTTTACGCTGGACGTCCAGAGCATGGAACCGAGGAACTTGTCTTCACGGATCACGACGATGTTGGTCTGTGGCCCCCAAATGAGACTCCGCGTACGCTCCTCGTGCGAAGTGGGTCGGGAACCGGCTACCATCAGACCTACCGTAACAGCGGGTCAGTCGATAATGCTCATGGAAAAGGTGAGTTAGCCGGCGCGGGCGAGATTCGAGCGAAGAACTGGTATGTAGTCGCCCCGGGCTCGATCCATCCGTCTGGAGGCATTTACCATCAGGTCCAAAATCCCGGCATCGGTACGATTCGAGAGGAGCATATCCCTCCTGAACTCCGACCGTCAAACGGAGCCAGCAAAGGCTCTTCCCACGGAGATCCAAAGCCCTTGGAGCCTGATGACATCGAAGATTTAGGAAAGGATTTCGACCCAGACGCGGTCACAAACGAGTGGGGGGCGACGGTACAGGAAGCTCGGATCGTGTCTAAGAAGCTGGATCATCTACTGTCCACATACAACCCCGGGGGCAGTTATCCGAGTACGAGCGAGGCGGACATGGCGACTGTCTCGATGCTCCTCGTCTGGGGGTTCAGCGAGGTAGACATCGCCGACATCATGCGGGCGTGTCGTCCCCGAGTGAAGCTCCGAGACCGCGACGATTACCTGACGAACACAATCACGAACACCGCACTCACGAGGATCAACCCAGTCGATCCAGATCTCGGTCGGATCTGGATCGAGAGCGCGAAGGAGAACGGCGGCCGGCCAGTGTTCCACGAGGCCACCCTGATAACTCTTCAGAACAGCATGGAGCTACTCGGGGGAGAGGCGACTGTTTCCACCATCGTTAATGAGGGGCTCATTCAGTGGCGAGGCAGTAAAGAGAGGTCGGTAATGAAACGAGTCAGACGAGCACTAAAATGTCTCGAACGCGCTGGATACGTGACCAGCGTGGACCGAGGGGCGACAATCTGGTATGACGACGGGTTCCTTGATCTCGACCTACCCCATAATACCCGTCTGTAA
- a CDS encoding YqjF family protein: MGWRQVLFANWPVDPSVVRPHVPDGLAVDTHAGDAWLSVVPYTNVDVRPTWIPAGWGVALPELNLRTYVTHDGHDGVYFFSLDADGLLGVLGARLFHHLPYFYASISIDTDGDRVRFESERRHPGARPARFAGTYHPTGDQLAADAGSRAAFLTERYRYYTQVPSGTLRYARVDHEPWQLYEANVDLGENTLFEANGFAHPETDPIHYYSPGVRTIATRNRPI; encoded by the coding sequence ATGGGCTGGCGCCAGGTCCTGTTCGCCAACTGGCCAGTTGACCCGTCTGTCGTTCGTCCTCACGTCCCCGACGGCCTGGCAGTGGACACCCACGCTGGCGACGCGTGGCTGTCCGTGGTCCCCTATACGAACGTGGACGTTCGCCCGACGTGGATTCCAGCAGGGTGGGGCGTCGCTTTGCCTGAACTCAATCTTCGGACGTACGTGACCCACGACGGCCACGATGGGGTGTACTTCTTCAGTCTCGACGCCGACGGCCTGCTGGGGGTCCTCGGCGCTCGACTCTTCCACCACCTCCCGTATTTCTACGCCAGCATCTCCATCGATACCGACGGCGATCGAGTGCGCTTCGAGAGCGAGCGGCGACATCCGGGTGCCCGCCCCGCTCGGTTCGCAGGAACCTATCACCCTACCGGCGATCAACTGGCGGCCGACGCCGGATCTCGGGCGGCGTTTCTCACCGAGCGGTATCGTTATTACACCCAAGTTCCGTCCGGTACCCTTCGTTACGCGCGGGTCGATCACGAACCGTGGCAGTTGTACGAGGCGAACGTGGACCTCGGAGAGAACACACTGTTCGAAGCGAACGGTTTCGCTCATCCCGAAACGGATCCGATTCACTATTACAGCCCCGGTGTCCGAACGATCGCGACGCGGAACCGTCCAATCTGA
- a CDS encoding bactofilin family protein, with the protein MTPTDAIPLLIVVLLMVSIGGGDVQQMTVTFQGDNNVEALEDVHVVAGGTLTVPENASVSGDVYAIGGTTTIAGELDGDVTVLAGNLSIVDSAAVTGSVQSIAGESAIAPGVRVGDATTFEPPAPASSPWRRVGGLFVQFLVLAAAGWWLVSRHPGLLDTVSEAITDHALVSGVVGSLAATSLLVLFVYMAFTILLLPLSIVGLFAELLVVLYGQLAFGYLIGTRLPIEQTTRATVVGIAVFLLIIEGLGLIPYIGALVQLGLIVVGFGAVLNTYFGLQRFEPVTIPGGVE; encoded by the coding sequence ATGACGCCGACCGACGCGATCCCGCTGTTGATCGTCGTCCTGCTGATGGTATCCATCGGTGGCGGCGACGTCCAGCAGATGACCGTGACGTTCCAGGGCGACAACAATGTCGAGGCGCTGGAAGACGTTCACGTCGTGGCCGGCGGGACGCTGACCGTTCCCGAGAACGCGTCCGTCAGCGGCGACGTGTATGCGATCGGCGGCACGACGACCATCGCGGGCGAACTCGACGGCGACGTGACTGTCTTGGCGGGGAACCTGTCGATAGTGGATAGCGCGGCCGTCACGGGCAGCGTGCAATCAATCGCGGGGGAGTCTGCGATCGCTCCCGGAGTGAGGGTCGGGGACGCGACGACGTTCGAACCGCCGGCCCCCGCGAGTTCTCCCTGGCGACGGGTCGGGGGGTTGTTCGTCCAGTTCCTCGTCCTCGCGGCCGCAGGATGGTGGCTCGTCTCCCGCCATCCCGGGCTGCTCGACACCGTGAGTGAAGCCATCACCGACCATGCGCTCGTCAGTGGCGTCGTCGGCTCGCTCGCCGCCACGTCGCTGCTCGTCCTGTTCGTGTACATGGCGTTCACGATTCTCTTGCTTCCACTCAGCATCGTCGGCCTGTTCGCCGAACTGCTGGTTGTCCTGTACGGGCAACTCGCCTTCGGCTACCTGATCGGCACTCGATTGCCGATCGAACAAACGACCCGGGCGACGGTCGTCGGAATCGCGGTGTTTCTCCTGATCATTGAGGGACTCGGGCTGATTCCGTACATTGGGGCACTCGTCCAGCTCGGGCTGATCGTCGTCGGGTTCGGGGCGGTGCTGAACACGTACTTCGGCCTCCAGCGCTTCGAGCCGGTCACCATTCCCGGTGGGGTCGAGTGA
- a CDS encoding MFS transporter has protein sequence MAFSNYLRERQWPTVLGTLLFVALMVAGYYYNITFVQLGLIDLGTRFVGLSETAVSLWMAVLALCTLVVAVVTGVAMDRREWSTDLRTKFRLLLGVVAVQFVLTLVAPWIRTVPAFGAWIVAASIGLGVGFPVSFSLAIDLVPVPDRGYVAAAITAVAYFLANAIPLSWSITVFSRVMVLAMAPGLLALAVLSFGRFEFIERIQSTWESQHHTFGTGRFCRPDAIRTRGLAFAVPVVLMFGVFFIDSLGFLRIIDTPALLLTSWQSPDLSMRLFIAIAHVVGAVMAGVIYANYSLSRVFLWTFALFALTHVLYTSDLRIASVFPTLAQGTTSPLNPAIYAVAVSFYTTLNFALWPDLSTAATVGTRSAIGIGVAGWLATFSSTALALYFHAADLTLLTHLNVVQALSLLLVFGLAVGLYVRRMVTIVRANGGTAT, from the coding sequence ATGGCGTTCTCGAACTATCTCCGCGAGCGCCAGTGGCCGACAGTGCTCGGCACCCTACTGTTCGTCGCCCTCATGGTCGCCGGATATTACTACAACATCACGTTCGTCCAGCTGGGACTGATCGACCTCGGCACCCGGTTCGTGGGCCTCTCCGAGACCGCCGTCTCGCTGTGGATGGCCGTGCTCGCGCTCTGTACGCTGGTTGTCGCCGTCGTGACCGGCGTTGCGATGGATCGACGGGAGTGGAGTACGGACCTCCGGACGAAGTTCCGCCTGCTCCTCGGCGTCGTCGCCGTCCAGTTCGTGCTCACGCTCGTCGCACCGTGGATCCGGACTGTCCCCGCTTTCGGCGCGTGGATCGTCGCCGCGTCGATCGGCCTCGGCGTCGGGTTCCCCGTCTCGTTCTCGCTCGCGATCGATCTCGTCCCGGTTCCCGATCGGGGCTACGTCGCCGCCGCGATCACCGCCGTCGCGTACTTCCTTGCGAACGCTATCCCGCTGTCGTGGTCGATCACCGTCTTCAGCCGGGTAATGGTTCTCGCAATGGCACCCGGGCTGCTCGCGCTGGCCGTCCTCTCGTTCGGCCGGTTCGAGTTCATCGAACGGATCCAATCGACGTGGGAATCCCAACATCATACGTTTGGAACTGGGCGGTTCTGCCGACCCGACGCCATCCGGACGCGAGGCCTGGCCTTCGCCGTCCCCGTCGTCCTCATGTTCGGCGTGTTCTTCATCGATAGCCTGGGCTTCCTGCGGATCATCGACACGCCAGCACTGTTGCTCACCTCATGGCAGTCTCCCGACCTCTCGATGCGGCTGTTCATCGCCATCGCGCACGTCGTCGGTGCCGTGATGGCCGGCGTCATCTACGCGAACTACTCGCTGTCCCGTGTCTTCCTCTGGACGTTCGCGCTCTTTGCGCTGACACACGTCCTCTACACCTCTGACCTTCGGATCGCGTCCGTCTTCCCCACGCTCGCCCAAGGGACGACGTCGCCACTCAATCCGGCGATCTACGCCGTCGCCGTGAGCTTCTACACGACGCTGAACTTCGCGCTCTGGCCCGACCTCTCGACAGCCGCAACTGTCGGGACGCGCTCGGCGATCGGGATCGGCGTCGCGGGCTGGCTTGCCACCTTCTCCAGTACCGCGCTTGCGCTGTACTTCCACGCAGCGGACCTGACACTCCTCACCCACCTGAACGTCGTCCAGGCGCTGTCGCTACTCCTGGTCTTTGGCCTGGCCGTCGGCCTCTACGTCCGTCGGATGGTCACGATAGTTCGTGCGAACGGAGGAACGGCAACATGA
- a CDS encoding helix-turn-helix domain-containing protein, whose amino-acid sequence MSDQRDGADQLALSRGPTGPSQYTSPEAKARFAVAKYFGAGSDGQWSVEEIADALDISTRQVYRYINESEIGREVRETVAMTEAEWRLDAALALREEIERLEEIETALHERTTTVPTDFEEQTVEGTPTRDGQVILVDGDVYSLTIPVPNEYEKITDYGPDIEQIQKEKRQYIDQITTLLGLVDFDQHHPEHGPSEGSGTTPVQFREIDNGCDEQSG is encoded by the coding sequence ATGTCTGATCAGCGCGATGGGGCCGATCAACTCGCCCTCTCCCGCGGTCCCACCGGTCCGAGTCAGTACACCTCTCCTGAGGCCAAGGCCCGTTTCGCGGTTGCGAAGTACTTCGGAGCCGGCTCGGACGGCCAGTGGTCGGTTGAGGAGATTGCCGACGCCCTCGACATCTCGACCCGGCAGGTCTACCGGTACATCAACGAGTCGGAGATTGGCCGGGAGGTCCGCGAGACCGTGGCCATGACCGAGGCCGAATGGCGACTCGACGCCGCGCTCGCCCTCCGCGAAGAAATCGAGAGGCTGGAGGAGATCGAGACAGCCCTCCACGAACGGACGACGACTGTCCCGACCGACTTCGAGGAGCAGACCGTCGAAGGGACTCCGACGAGAGACGGACAGGTGATCCTCGTCGACGGCGACGTCTACTCCCTAACAATCCCCGTCCCGAACGAGTATGAGAAGATCACCGATTACGGGCCCGATATCGAACAGATCCAGAAGGAGAAGCGCCAGTATATCGACCAGATTACCACGCTCCTCGGGCTTGTCGACTTCGACCAACACCACCCCGAACATGGACCGTCTGAGGGTTCAGGCACGACTCCTGTCCAGTTCCGGGAGATAGACAACGGATGCGACGAACAGAGTGGTTGA